A portion of the Stella humosa genome contains these proteins:
- a CDS encoding gamma-glutamyltransferase family protein: protein MLQTAHAQRGMITAPHHLAAQAGLAVLRDGGNAVEAMVAAAAAIAVVYPHMNAIGGDGFWLIAAPGTEPVAIRACGAAAGAATIDLYRRAGHATIPARGPLAALTVPGTVSGWAAALDLAAGWDGRPLPLERLLEEATHYAIAGVPVTASQARYTALKMGEMAESSGFGETFLPSGRPPVAGQVLANPALGQTLRRLARDGLDGFYRGDLARSIAADLARAGSPLAADDLARHRAARVRPLAVGIGAGTVFNHPPPTQGLSSLMILALWDRLGRPAAEGFAHVHALVEATKRAFLVRDAHVGCPSAMARSAEDFLTEAQFATDAAAIDPARAAPWPQQAPAKGDTIWMGAVDGAGRAVSFIQSIYWEFGSGVVLRDTGLLMQNRGASFQLEPAGLRALAPGRLPFHTLNPALARLGDGRTVTYGTMGGEGQPQTQAAILTRLLAGQAPQQAVTAPRWLLGRTWGAEATNLKIEDQMADGTIQALRRAGHDVEMVEGFSDLMGHAGMIVHGPDGVLSGAADPRADGIVAAF from the coding sequence ATGCTGCAGACCGCCCATGCCCAGCGCGGCATGATCACCGCCCCGCATCACCTGGCGGCCCAGGCGGGCCTGGCCGTGCTGCGCGACGGCGGCAATGCGGTGGAGGCGATGGTGGCCGCGGCGGCGGCCATTGCGGTGGTCTATCCACACATGAACGCGATCGGCGGCGACGGCTTCTGGCTGATCGCCGCCCCCGGGACCGAGCCGGTGGCGATCCGCGCCTGCGGGGCCGCCGCGGGGGCCGCCACGATCGACCTCTACCGCCGGGCGGGGCACGCCACCATTCCGGCCCGCGGACCACTGGCGGCCCTGACCGTGCCCGGGACGGTGTCCGGCTGGGCGGCAGCACTCGACCTCGCGGCCGGGTGGGACGGCCGGCCGCTGCCGCTGGAGCGCCTGCTGGAGGAGGCGACCCACTATGCCATCGCGGGCGTGCCGGTGACGGCCAGCCAGGCCCGCTATACCGCCCTGAAGATGGGCGAGATGGCGGAGTCGAGCGGTTTCGGCGAGACCTTCCTGCCAAGCGGCCGGCCGCCGGTCGCGGGCCAGGTGCTGGCGAACCCCGCCCTTGGCCAGACCCTGCGGCGGCTGGCCCGCGACGGGCTGGACGGGTTCTATCGCGGCGACCTGGCCCGCAGCATCGCTGCCGACCTGGCCCGCGCGGGCTCGCCGCTCGCCGCCGACGACCTGGCCCGCCACCGGGCGGCACGCGTGCGGCCGCTTGCGGTCGGTATCGGCGCCGGCACGGTCTTCAACCACCCGCCGCCGACCCAGGGCCTGTCGTCGCTGATGATCCTCGCCCTCTGGGACCGGCTGGGCCGGCCGGCAGCGGAGGGGTTCGCCCATGTCCATGCCCTCGTGGAAGCGACCAAGCGGGCGTTCCTGGTGCGCGACGCCCATGTCGGCTGCCCGTCGGCCATGGCCCGGTCGGCCGAGGATTTCCTGACCGAGGCCCAGTTCGCGACCGACGCCGCCGCCATCGACCCGGCCCGCGCCGCGCCCTGGCCGCAGCAGGCCCCGGCCAAGGGCGACACCATCTGGATGGGGGCGGTCGACGGCGCCGGCCGGGCGGTCAGCTTCATCCAGAGCATCTATTGGGAGTTCGGCTCGGGCGTGGTGCTGCGCGACACCGGGCTGCTGATGCAGAATCGCGGCGCCAGCTTCCAGCTCGAGCCCGCCGGCCTGCGCGCACTGGCACCGGGCCGCCTGCCGTTCCATACGCTGAACCCCGCCCTGGCCCGCCTGGGCGACGGCCGCACCGTCACCTACGGCACGATGGGCGGCGAGGGCCAGCCGCAGACTCAGGCCGCCATCCTGACCCGCCTGCTGGCCGGCCAGGCGCCGCAGCAGGCGGTGACGGCGCCGCGCTGGCTGCTCGGCCGCACCTGGGGGGCCGAGGCGACGAACCTGAAGATCGAGGACCAGATGGCCGACGGCACCATCCAGGCCCTGCGCCGGGCCGGCCACGACGTCGAGATGGTCGAGGGGTTCAGCGACCTGATGGGCCACGCCGGCATGATCGTCCACGGCCCCGACGGCGTCCTGTCCGGTGCCGCCGACCCGCGCGCGGACGGCATTGTCGCAGCCTTCTGA
- a CDS encoding DUF4864 domain-containing protein: MTRWIAGLLLLLMASLPVAAADDADRAGIERVIRDQMAAFRADDAAAAFAHAAPTIQAMFGTPETFLAMVRRGYAPVYRPRAVEFRELAETDGALVQRVVLVGPDGVPEVALYVMERQPDGTWRIAGCFLAKSDERMT, from the coding sequence ATGACGCGCTGGATCGCCGGATTGCTGCTGCTTCTGATGGCCTCGCTGCCGGTGGCCGCGGCCGACGACGCCGACCGGGCCGGCATCGAACGGGTGATCCGCGACCAGATGGCGGCCTTCCGCGCCGACGATGCCGCGGCTGCCTTCGCGCATGCCGCCCCCACGATCCAGGCCATGTTCGGCACGCCCGAGACCTTCCTTGCCATGGTGCGCCGCGGCTATGCCCCGGTCTATCGCCCGCGCGCGGTCGAGTTCCGCGAGCTGGCCGAGACGGACGGGGCCCTGGTGCAGCGCGTCGTCCTGGTCGGGCCGGACGGGGTGCCGGAGGTGGCGCTCTACGTCATGGAACGGCAGCCGGACGGCACCTGGCGGATCGCCGGCTGCTTTCTGGCAAAATCCGACGAGCGGATGACCTGA
- a CDS encoding M81 family metallopeptidase, with protein sequence MSAPRIAVLGLHHEGNRWAPVVHRADLRITSGQALIDDARAPHPRVTGGAVGFVREMDATGPWTPLPIILADAGAAGPLDHALFLELKEEMRRGLEAAMPLDGVYFAEHGASISTGSHDPDGELYAVARAIVGPKVPIVTILDLHAMVSDEMVETTDYIAGYLTNPHVDQAERGQECARAMRDLLAGMKTAHAFIRLPIMAPQVTQLTASGPYADIIRYGQTKLDDTVLNVSILGGFTYGDTPYNGMAFIVTTRGDEARAKELCAELAARTWADRHRFVPRLTALEDCVQGALARAADPSLPAAIIADVADNPGGGGRGNTVWLLKALYSAKAEGVILGHLFDAPLAAEAHRLGVGARFDAHFNRDEEDERSEPFSAQATVVGLSDGVFVGQEGGSRAGMTVDLGPSAVLRVGTLTVAVISRRQQTIDPGYFENLGVSVTEARTVVVKSRGHFRAGFLKYFQPAQVIEADVPGLTSPNLDNFEFRNVVRPLFPLDQDFDWSPPAR encoded by the coding sequence CCCGCGCGTGACCGGCGGCGCCGTCGGGTTCGTGCGCGAGATGGATGCGACCGGCCCCTGGACGCCGCTGCCGATCATCCTGGCCGACGCCGGCGCCGCCGGCCCGCTCGACCACGCCCTCTTCCTGGAACTGAAGGAGGAGATGCGCCGCGGGCTGGAGGCGGCGATGCCCCTGGACGGGGTCTATTTCGCCGAGCACGGCGCCTCGATCTCGACCGGCAGCCACGATCCGGATGGCGAGCTCTATGCCGTGGCGCGCGCCATCGTCGGGCCGAAGGTGCCGATCGTTACCATCCTCGACCTGCACGCCATGGTCTCGGACGAGATGGTGGAGACCACCGACTACATCGCGGGCTACCTGACCAACCCCCATGTCGACCAGGCCGAGCGCGGCCAGGAATGCGCGCGCGCCATGCGCGACCTGCTGGCGGGGATGAAGACGGCGCATGCCTTCATCCGCCTGCCGATCATGGCCCCGCAGGTAACGCAGCTTACGGCGTCCGGTCCCTATGCCGACATCATCCGCTACGGCCAGACCAAGCTGGACGACACCGTTCTCAACGTCTCGATCCTGGGTGGCTTCACCTATGGCGACACGCCCTACAACGGCATGGCCTTCATCGTCACGACCCGCGGCGACGAGGCCCGCGCGAAGGAACTGTGCGCCGAGCTGGCGGCGCGCACCTGGGCCGACCGCCACCGCTTCGTGCCGAGGCTGACCGCGCTCGAGGATTGCGTGCAGGGCGCGCTGGCCCGCGCGGCCGACCCGTCGCTGCCGGCCGCGATCATCGCCGACGTGGCCGACAATCCGGGCGGTGGCGGGCGCGGCAACACCGTCTGGCTGCTGAAGGCGCTGTATTCGGCCAAGGCCGAGGGCGTGATCCTGGGCCACCTGTTCGACGCGCCGCTGGCGGCCGAGGCGCACCGGCTCGGCGTCGGCGCGCGCTTCGATGCCCATTTCAACCGCGACGAGGAAGACGAGCGGTCGGAGCCCTTCTCGGCCCAGGCCACCGTCGTCGGCCTGTCGGACGGCGTCTTCGTCGGCCAGGAGGGCGGGTCGCGCGCCGGCATGACGGTCGACCTCGGCCCGTCCGCGGTGCTGCGCGTCGGCACGCTGACCGTGGCCGTCATCTCGCGGCGGCAGCAGACGATCGACCCCGGCTATTTCGAGAATCTGGGCGTGTCGGTGACGGAAGCACGCACCGTCGTCGTCAAGTCGCGCGGCCATTTCCGCGCCGGGTTCCTGAAATACTTCCAGCCCGCGCAGGTGATCGAGGCCGACGTACCCGGCCTGACCTCGCCCAACCTCGACAATTTCGAGTTCCGCAACGTCGTGCGGCCGCTCTTCCCGCTCGACCAGGATTTCGACTGGAGCCCGCCCGCCCGGTAG
- a CDS encoding class I SAM-dependent methyltransferase has product MRPKYDVIGSNYAALRRPDARIAAAIEDALGLARTILNVGAGAGSYEPTGRSLVAVEPSLAMIRKRGPAAAKAIRARAEALPFEDKRFDAAMAVLTVHHWADKQAGLSEMRRVTSGRIVLLTFDPSCRPWLTDYLPGLAALDDAQMPALADYERWLGPVRITPLLVPHDCSDGFLYAYWRRPEAYLDPYIRSGSSSFWAIGDAEAGLQQLRRDLETGQWARRYADLLTLDAYDAGYRLVVAD; this is encoded by the coding sequence ATGCGCCCAAAATACGACGTCATCGGCAGTAACTATGCCGCGCTTCGCCGGCCCGATGCCCGGATAGCTGCTGCCATTGAGGACGCGCTGGGTCTGGCCCGGACCATTCTGAACGTGGGCGCGGGCGCCGGTTCTTACGAACCGACGGGTAGATCGCTAGTCGCGGTCGAGCCGTCGCTCGCGATGATCCGGAAGCGCGGTCCGGCAGCGGCCAAGGCGATCCGCGCCCGCGCCGAGGCCCTGCCATTCGAGGACAAGCGCTTCGACGCGGCGATGGCGGTCCTGACCGTTCATCACTGGGCGGACAAGCAAGCGGGCCTGAGCGAGATGCGGCGCGTGACGAGCGGCCGCATCGTCCTGCTCACCTTCGACCCGTCATGCCGCCCCTGGCTGACCGACTATCTTCCCGGGCTTGCGGCATTGGACGACGCGCAGATGCCGGCTCTGGCCGACTACGAACGCTGGCTGGGGCCGGTGCGGATCACGCCGCTGCTGGTGCCGCACGATTGCAGCGACGGGTTCCTCTACGCCTATTGGCGCCGGCCCGAGGCCTATCTCGATCCCTACATCCGATCCGGCAGCTCGTCATTCTGGGCCATCGGGGATGCCGAGGCCGGTCTGCAGCAACTGAGGCGCGACCTTGAAACCGGCCAGTGGGCGCGACGCTACGCCGACCTGCTCACCCTGGACGCGTACGACGCGGGATACCGGCTTGTCGTGGCGGATTGA
- a CDS encoding IS630 family transposase (programmed frameshift), translating to MAAPIGLRGDYDGAALRGLAKRSKDAGQARRLLALSAIYDGGSRSDAAKLGGVGLQTVRDWVLAFNADGPDGLIDRKAGGASSKLSAEQWAEVARLVEAGPIPAVHGVVRWRLIDLAQWIHETFGVSLSKQTMSDRLRAMGYRKLSARPRHHAQDPQAGEAFKKTFPRSWRASRARRLPKPQEIEVWFQDEARVGQKNGITRRWARRGTRPSAPHDQRTKSAYIFGAICPAEGKGAALVLPRCNVPSMQLHLAEISRTVAPGAHALLLMDQAGWHLSERLVVPANITIVPLPAKSPELNPVENVWQFMRDNWLSNRVFQSYDDILDHCAHAWNKLVDQPWKIMSIGLRAWAHRS from the exons ATGGCTGCACCGATCGGGCTGCGCGGAGACTATGACGGAGCGGCGCTTCGGGGATTGGCAAAGCGTTCGAAGGACGCCGGCCAGGCCCGGCGGCTATTGGCGCTGTCGGCGATCTATGACGGCGGTAGCCGGAGCGATGCAGCCAAGCTGGGCGGTGTCGGCTTGCAGACGGTGCGGGACTGGGTGCTGGCGTTCAACGCCGACGGTCCGGATGGCCTGATCGACCGCAAGGCTGGCGGCGCATCCTCGAAGCTGTCGGCCGAGCAATGGGCGGAGGTGGCCCGGCTGGTCGAGGCTGGCCCGATCCCGGCCGTGCACGGCGTCGTCCGCTGGCGGCTGATCGACCTCGCGCAATGGATCCACGAGACTTTCGGGGTCAGCCTGTCGAAGCAGACGATGAGCGACCGGCTTCGGGCGATGGGCTACCGCAAGCTGTCGGCCCGGCCGCGTCACCATGCCCAGGACCCGCAAGCCGGGGAGGCATTCAAAAAAACTTTCCCGCGCTCCTGGCGCGCCTCGCGCGCAAGAAGGCTGCCGAAGCCCCAGGAG ATAGAGGTCTGGTTCCAGGACGAAGCCCGTGTAGGCCAGAAGAACGGCATCACCCGGCGCTGGGCCCGGCGCGGCACCCGGCCGAGCGCGCCGCACGACCAGCGCACCAAGTCGGCCTACATCTTCGGCGCGATCTGTCCGGCCGAGGGCAAGGGCGCGGCCCTCGTCCTGCCGCGCTGCAACGTGCCGTCCATGCAACTCCATCTGGCGGAGATCAGCCGCACCGTCGCTCCCGGCGCCCATGCCCTGCTCTTGATGGACCAGGCTGGATGGCACCTCTCCGAGCGGCTTGTCGTCCCGGCCAACATCACGATCGTGCCGCTACCAGCCAAGTCGCCGGAGCTGAACCCGGTCGAGAACGTCTGGCAGTTCATGCGCGACAACTGGCTCTCGAACCGCGTCTTCCAATCCTACGACGACATCCTCGACCACTGCGCCCACGCCTGGAACAAGCTCGTCGACCAGCCATGGAAGATCATGTCCATCGGTCTCCGGGCGTGGGCACATCGGTCATGA
- a CDS encoding carbonic anhydrase yields MALGAGAASAAGGATTSLTADQALGRLKAGNARFVAAPDLCIGDLTASRTKVAMSQAPWATIVSCADSRVAPELLFGGVSAGELFVARNAGNTADTVTMGTIEYGAAVLGVPLIVVLGHERCGAAAAACDIVTKGAKFPGSIGPMVKDIVPSARAVMKQPGDFVDNTIRENALRTAGRIATQSKIVAGLVKSGKVKVVAARYDLDDGKVEFLVDRGKLVA; encoded by the coding sequence ATGGCGCTGGGCGCCGGTGCGGCGTCGGCCGCGGGCGGGGCCACCACCAGCCTGACCGCCGATCAGGCGCTGGGCAGGCTGAAGGCCGGCAATGCCCGCTTCGTCGCCGCTCCCGATCTCTGCATCGGCGACCTGACCGCCAGCCGCACCAAGGTCGCGATGTCGCAGGCGCCATGGGCCACCATCGTCAGCTGTGCCGACAGCCGCGTCGCCCCGGAACTGCTGTTCGGCGGCGTCAGCGCGGGCGAGCTCTTCGTCGCGCGCAATGCCGGCAACACGGCCGACACCGTCACCATGGGCACGATCGAGTACGGTGCCGCGGTGCTTGGCGTGCCGCTCATCGTCGTGCTCGGCCACGAGCGCTGCGGGGCGGCCGCCGCGGCCTGCGACATCGTCACCAAGGGGGCGAAGTTCCCAGGGTCGATCGGCCCGATGGTGAAGGACATCGTGCCGTCGGCCCGGGCCGTGATGAAGCAGCCGGGCGATTTCGTGGACAACACGATCCGCGAGAACGCCCTGCGCACCGCGGGCAGGATTGCCACCCAGAGCAAGATTGTCGCCGGCCTCGTCAAGTCGGGCAAGGTGAAGGTGGTGGCCGCCCGCTACGACCTCGACGATGGCAAGGTCGAATTCCTGGTGGACCGGGGCAAGCTGGTCGCCTGA
- a CDS encoding ABC transporter substrate-binding protein, giving the protein MRVTRLFAAALGVLTMAVLALAAPPPAFAQPKDRLTIGMGLEPPHLDPTAGAAAAIDEVTYANLFEGLVRIDQDGKVQPQLARSWTVSPDGLTYTFELLTGVAFHDGSPFTAADVKFSWDRARGADSVNAQKRYFAAIDRIETPDPARVVVVLTRRDGYFLFNMGSGDAVIVSAKTAEANKATPIGTGPFRFERWGKGDRVVLVRNDAHRNVARTPLKQVTFRFIGDPSAQVASLLAGDVDLWPNIGAAESLGRLRADGRFTVQAGQTEGETVLAINNRKKPFDDVRVRRAISHVIDRKAIIDGAMQGFGTPIGSHFSPANAAYVDLTGTYPHDVARAKALLAEAGFPNGIEATLKLPPPAYARRGGEIVASQLAQAGIRVKIEPVEWAQWLSAVFRGRDFDLSIVSHTEPMDIDVYARDDYYFGYSSDRFKAVMAAIDAAADEGVRARLFGDAQRILAEDAVNAFLFQLPKLGVWNRNLTGVWVNSPIQANDVTGVAWK; this is encoded by the coding sequence ATGCGCGTCACCCGCCTGTTTGCCGCAGCCCTGGGCGTACTCACCATGGCCGTGCTGGCCCTGGCCGCCCCCCCGCCCGCCTTCGCCCAGCCGAAGGACCGCCTGACCATCGGCATGGGGCTGGAGCCGCCGCATCTCGACCCGACCGCGGGAGCGGCTGCCGCCATCGACGAGGTCACCTACGCCAACCTGTTCGAGGGGCTGGTGCGGATCGACCAGGACGGCAAGGTACAACCGCAGCTCGCGCGCAGTTGGACGGTGTCGCCGGACGGGCTGACCTACACCTTCGAGCTGCTGACGGGTGTCGCCTTCCATGACGGCAGCCCCTTCACGGCGGCCGACGTGAAATTCTCCTGGGATCGCGCGCGCGGCGCCGATTCGGTGAATGCGCAGAAGCGCTACTTCGCCGCCATCGACCGCATCGAGACGCCGGACCCGGCCCGCGTCGTCGTCGTGCTGACCCGGCGCGACGGCTATTTCCTCTTCAACATGGGCTCCGGCGACGCGGTCATCGTGTCGGCCAAGACGGCCGAGGCCAACAAGGCGACGCCGATCGGCACCGGCCCCTTCCGCTTCGAGCGCTGGGGCAAGGGCGACCGGGTGGTGCTGGTGCGCAACGACGCCCATCGCAATGTCGCCCGGACCCCGCTGAAGCAGGTGACCTTCCGCTTCATCGGCGACCCATCGGCCCAGGTGGCCTCGCTGCTGGCCGGCGACGTCGACCTGTGGCCCAACATCGGTGCGGCGGAATCGCTGGGCCGGCTGCGCGCGGACGGGCGCTTCACCGTCCAGGCCGGCCAGACCGAAGGCGAGACCGTGCTCGCCATCAACAACCGCAAGAAGCCGTTCGACGATGTCCGCGTGCGCCGCGCCATCAGCCACGTGATCGACCGCAAGGCCATCATCGACGGCGCCATGCAGGGCTTCGGCACGCCGATCGGCAGCCATTTCTCGCCCGCCAACGCGGCCTATGTCGACCTGACCGGCACCTATCCGCACGATGTCGCCCGCGCCAAGGCGCTGCTGGCGGAAGCGGGCTTCCCCAACGGCATCGAAGCGACGCTGAAGCTGCCGCCGCCCGCCTATGCCCGGCGCGGCGGCGAGATCGTCGCTTCGCAACTGGCCCAGGCCGGCATCCGGGTGAAGATCGAGCCCGTCGAATGGGCGCAGTGGCTGTCGGCGGTGTTCCGCGGGCGCGACTTCGACCTCTCCATCGTCTCGCACACCGAGCCGATGGACATCGATGTCTATGCCCGCGACGATTACTACTTCGGCTATTCGAGCGACCGCTTCAAGGCGGTGATGGCGGCCATCGATGCCGCCGCCGACGAGGGCGTGCGCGCCCGGCTGTTCGGCGACGCCCAGCGCATCCTGGCCGAGGACGCGGTCAACGCTTTCCTCTTCCAGCTGCCCAAGCTCGGCGTGTGGAACCGCAACCTGACCGGCGTCTGGGTGAACAGCCCGATCCAGGCCAACGACGTGACCGGCGTCGCCTGGAAGTAG
- the gpt gene encoding xanthine phosphoribosyltransferase: MTDPYRQSLSVSWDEFHHLSRTLAGRLAELGPWRLLVAVTRGGLVPAAIVARELDLRVVDTLCIASYDGRAQGAARVLKAADAGDGEGVLVVDDLVDTGVTAAVMRRLLPKAHFATVFAKPQGRPLVDSVVSEVGQDTWIVLPWDQHPPIAGPSR; encoded by the coding sequence ATGACCGATCCCTATCGCCAAAGCCTGTCCGTCTCCTGGGACGAGTTCCACCACCTGTCGCGCACCCTGGCCGGGCGGTTGGCCGAACTGGGTCCCTGGCGGCTGCTGGTGGCCGTCACGCGGGGCGGGCTGGTGCCGGCAGCCATCGTCGCCCGCGAACTCGACCTGCGCGTCGTCGATACGCTCTGCATCGCCAGCTATGACGGGCGCGCCCAGGGGGCGGCCCGGGTGCTGAAGGCGGCCGACGCCGGCGACGGCGAGGGCGTGCTGGTGGTCGACGATCTGGTCGATACCGGCGTCACGGCGGCCGTCATGCGCCGACTGCTGCCGAAGGCGCATTTCGCCACCGTCTTCGCCAAACCCCAGGGCCGCCCGCTCGTCGACAGCGTCGTCTCCGAGGTCGGGCAGGACACCTGGATCGTCCTGCCCTGGGACCAGCACCCGCCGATCGCCGGTCCCAGCCGCTAG
- a CDS encoding IS630 family transposase (programmed frameshift), translating to MGRAYSLDLRSRVVALIESGVSRHKAAAHFAVSVATAIRWAQRKRDTGGVAPKATGGRRALSLSPHRAWILGRIDEKSDLTVRGLVSELRERGVAASYGAVQRFVRSEGLRFKKSLHASEQERPDVAYRRRRWRLHQKRIDPSRLVFIDETWAKTNMTRTHGYAPVGQRLIGRVPHGHWKTMTFLAALRADRIDAPCVFDGPINGERFLAYVEQALVPTLRPGDVVVMDNLGSHKGQGVRRALRRAGAKLFFLPPYSPDLNPIEQVFAKLKTLLRKAEERSPTSTWQRIGKLLDLFPPDECSRYLRNAGYAAT from the exons ATGGGTCGGGCCTACTCATTGGACTTGCGGTCTCGCGTGGTAGCTCTGATTGAGTCCGGCGTGAGCCGGCATAAGGCGGCGGCGCATTTCGCGGTAAGCGTGGCGACGGCGATCCGTTGGGCGCAACGCAAGCGGGATACGGGGGGCGTTGCGCCGAAGGCGACAGGCGGGCGCCGGGCGCTGTCACTGTCGCCGCATCGCGCCTGGATACTGGGTCGGATCGATGAGAAGTCGGACCTGACGGTGCGCGGACTGGTGTCCGAGCTCCGCGAGCGCGGGGTGGCGGCGAGCTACGGAGCGGTGCAGCGCTTCGTGCGCTCCGAGGGGCTGCGCTTC AAAAAAAGCCTGCATGCAAGCGAGCAGGAACGGCCTGACGTTGCCTACCGTCGGCGGCGCTGGCGATTGCACCAGAAGCGGATAGACCCGTCTCGCCTGGTGTTCATCGACGAGACCTGGGCGAAGACCAACATGACGCGTACCCATGGTTATGCGCCGGTCGGCCAGCGTCTGATCGGCCGGGTGCCGCATGGGCACTGGAAGACCATGACCTTCCTGGCAGCCCTGCGTGCCGACCGGATCGACGCGCCGTGCGTCTTCGACGGACCGATCAACGGCGAACGCTTCCTAGCCTATGTGGAGCAGGCGCTCGTCCCGACGCTGCGACCGGGCGACGTGGTCGTGATGGACAATCTCGGCAGTCACAAAGGGCAGGGCGTTCGGCGCGCGCTTCGGCGCGCCGGCGCGAAGCTCTTCTTCCTGCCGCCCTACAGCCCCGATCTCAACCCGATCGAACAGGTCTTCGCCAAGCTCAAGACCCTCCTGCGGAAGGCAGAGGAGCGCTCGCCCACCTCCACTTGGCAGCGGATCGGCAAGCTCCTCGACCTCTTCCCCCCAGACGAATGCAGCCGATATCTACGAAATGCCGGATATGCCGCTACCTGA